In Sciurus carolinensis chromosome 17, mSciCar1.2, whole genome shotgun sequence, one genomic interval encodes:
- the LOC124968050 gene encoding olfactory receptor 7E24-like, whose protein sequence is MDIQNSTGISEFHLLGLSENPDLQSILFGLFLSMYLVTVCGNLLIILAVSSDSLLHTPMYFFLSNLSLADIGFISTTVPTMIVNILTHNRVISYVGCMTQMSIFTIFGCMDYMLLTVMAYDRFVAICHPLHYLVIMNPRKCGFLILVSFFFSLLESQVHIFMIFQITNFKDVEIDNFFCDPSELLNLSCSIIFSNNIVKSFLGAIYGFFPISGILFSYYKIVSSILRISSSGGMYKAFSTCGSHLAVVCLFLGTGFWVYLGSTVSHSPRKGAVASVMYTVVTPMLNPFIYSLRNRDIKGALRRLHSRNV, encoded by the coding sequence ATGGACATACAAAATTCAACAGGCATATCAGAATTCCATCTCCTGGGACTCTCAGAGAATCCAGACCTGCAGtccatcctctttggactgttcctgtccatgtacttGGTCACAGTGtgtgggaacctgctcatcatcctggctgtcagctctgactccctcctccacacccccatgtacttcttcctctccaacctgtcgtTGGCCGATATTGGTTTCATCTCTACCACGGTCCCAACGATGATTGTGAACATCCTAACTCACAACAGAGTCATCTCCTATGTGGGCTGCATGACTCAGATGtctatttttaccatttttggaTGTATGGATTATATGCTTCTGActgtcatggcctatgaccgATTTGtagccatctgtcaccccctgcattaTTTGGTCATTATGAACCCTCGTAAATGTGGCTTCTTAATTTTGGTGTCATTCTTCTTTAGCCTTTTGGAATCCCAGGTGcacattttcatgattttccaAATCACCAACTTCAAGGATGTGGAAATTGATAacttcttctgtgacccttcTGAACTTCTCAATCTTTCCTGTTCAATCATTTTCTCTAATAATATTGTCAAGAGTTTTCTGGGAGCCATATATGGCTTTTTCCCCATCTCAGGGAtccttttctcttactataaaattgtttcctccattttgaGAATCTCATCCTCAGGTGGGatgtacaaagccttctccacctgtgggtctcacctggcagttgtttgcttatttttagggACAGGGTTTTGGGTGTACCTTGGATCAACTGTGTCACATTCTCCTAGAAAGGGtgcagtggcttcagtgatgtacactgtggtcactcccatgctgaaccccttcatctacagcctgaggaacagggacattaaaGGTGCCCTGAGGAGGCTGCACAGCAGAAATGTTTAA